The following are encoded together in the Thalassomonas haliotis genome:
- a CDS encoding PEP-CTERM sorting domain-containing protein (PEP-CTERM proteins occur, often in large numbers, in the proteomes of bacteria that also encode an exosortase, a predicted intramembrane cysteine proteinase. The presence of a PEP-CTERM domain at a protein's C-terminus predicts cleavage within the sorting domain, followed by covalent anchoring to some some component of the (usually Gram-negative) cell surface. Many PEP-CTERM proteins exhibit an unusual sequence composition that includes large numbers of potential glycosylation sites. Expression of one such protein has been shown restore the ability of a bacterium to form floc, a type of biofilm.) codes for MKRILAGMLSVLLTANVSAALISLEASYSSLSYYSDQIDETLETSFVPYGLSVNIEPTGAISEFSHSGMDVDDEGELTVDINMNGKTFFLSPVSFEHMFTGNMTSFASSFQPGESDVTVDSYNALDVSHVSYRSTVSGPLPAHYGYVDNQNAVISARGQTIQHWEKNDNGLITGQEMVSLYEITLSNGDNNLAYSSYDDLNELYAVLEQAMLDGSQFAIWQNISLYSFEYEESKQGSFCIQCADPNATEVEVERLTFFASAQATAFDYSEVPEPSTNILLLLGLMGLIRLKKRV; via the coding sequence ATGAAAAGAATACTAGCCGGAATGTTATCCGTTTTACTTACTGCTAATGTCAGCGCTGCGTTGATCTCACTTGAAGCATCTTACTCTAGCTTAAGTTATTATTCAGACCAAATTGATGAAACTTTAGAAACAAGTTTTGTTCCTTATGGGCTTTCCGTCAATATTGAGCCGACAGGAGCTATTAGTGAGTTTTCTCACTCAGGTATGGATGTGGATGACGAAGGAGAATTAACCGTTGATATTAACATGAATGGTAAAACCTTTTTTTTATCGCCGGTTTCATTTGAGCACATGTTCACAGGAAATATGACTTCGTTTGCATCTAGTTTTCAACCCGGAGAATCTGATGTCACAGTGGATAGCTATAACGCTTTAGATGTTTCTCATGTTAGTTATAGATCTACAGTTTCAGGGCCGCTTCCTGCTCACTATGGCTATGTCGACAACCAAAATGCGGTCATATCAGCCAGAGGCCAAACTATTCAGCACTGGGAAAAAAATGATAATGGTTTAATTACAGGTCAAGAAATGGTTTCGCTATACGAGATTACTCTATCTAATGGAGATAATAATTTAGCATATTCAAGTTATGATGACTTAAATGAGTTATATGCTGTGCTGGAGCAAGCCATGTTAGATGGTAGCCAATTTGCAATTTGGCAAAATATTTCGTTATATTCTTTTGAATATGAGGAGTCAAAACAAGGCAGTTTTTGCATCCAATGTGCAGATCCCAATGCAACAGAAGTTGAAGTAGAGAGGCTTACTTTCTTTGCAAGTGCACAAGCAACAGCTTTTGATTATAGTGAAGTTCCAGAGCCTTCAACCAATATCTTGCTGCTATTAGGATTAATGGGTTTAATACGTTTAAAAAAACGAGTTTAA
- the dxs gene encoding 1-deoxy-D-xylulose-5-phosphate synthase, protein MTTNLADYPLLSQIDAPAQLRQLSQDQLTGVSNELRSYLLNSVSKSSGHFASGLGTIELTVALHYVYDTPLDHLIWDVGHQAYPHKILTGRRDQLHTIRQKDGLHPFPWREESEYDVLSVGHSSTSISAALGLAVAAEKEGIGRKVVAVIGDGAMTAGMAFEALNHGGDIHKDMLVILNDNEMSISENVGALNNHLAKMLSGSLYTGLREGSKRILKNIPPIKELASRAEEHLKGMVVPSTFFEELGFNYIGPIDGHDVNGLVDTIRNMRNLKGPQILHIATTKGKGYHAAEQDPIKYHAVPKFNPDDTSLPASKPSLPTYSQVFGDWLCKTAELDPKLAAITPAMREGSGMVEFSQRFPDQYYDVAIAEQHAVTYAAGLAIGGQNAIVAIYSSFLQRGYDQLIHDVAIQNLPVLFAIDRAGIVGADGPTHQGAFDLSFLRCIPNMVIMAPANERECQLMLTTGHKLDKPAAVRYPRGTGSGETLPGMDETIEVGKGRLIQSGEKIALLSFGTLLGEAEQAAKALNATLVDMRFVKPLDEALITELAQSHHTLVTLEDNVIAGGAGSGVNEYILSQGLAVKVLNIGLPDVFVKHGTQAEIHEELGLDCEGIIDKVNAFLN, encoded by the coding sequence ATGACTACAAACCTAGCCGACTATCCTTTATTGTCACAAATCGATGCGCCCGCGCAACTGCGTCAGCTCAGCCAAGACCAGTTAACTGGAGTCAGCAACGAATTGCGCAGCTACCTGCTTAATTCGGTCAGTAAAAGCAGCGGCCACTTCGCCTCCGGACTGGGTACCATAGAGTTAACGGTTGCCTTGCATTATGTTTACGATACCCCGTTAGATCACCTGATCTGGGATGTCGGCCACCAGGCCTATCCCCATAAAATTTTAACCGGCCGCCGCGATCAGCTGCATACCATACGGCAAAAAGACGGCCTGCACCCTTTCCCCTGGCGGGAAGAGAGCGAATATGACGTACTGAGCGTCGGTCATTCCAGTACCTCTATTTCCGCCGCCTTAGGTTTAGCCGTGGCCGCAGAAAAAGAAGGCATAGGCCGCAAAGTCGTGGCGGTGATCGGCGACGGCGCCATGACCGCAGGTATGGCTTTTGAAGCCCTCAACCACGGCGGCGATATCCATAAAGACATGCTGGTGATCCTCAACGATAATGAAATGTCGATTTCCGAGAATGTCGGCGCGTTAAACAATCACCTGGCAAAAATGCTTTCCGGCAGCCTGTACACCGGCTTGCGCGAAGGCAGCAAACGTATCCTGAAAAACATTCCGCCAATCAAAGAACTGGCAAGTCGCGCCGAAGAGCATTTAAAAGGCATGGTAGTACCCAGCACCTTCTTCGAAGAGCTTGGTTTTAACTACATCGGCCCCATCGACGGCCATGATGTTAACGGCCTGGTGGATACTATCCGTAATATGCGCAACCTCAAGGGGCCGCAGATATTACATATTGCCACCACTAAAGGTAAAGGCTACCACGCCGCCGAGCAGGATCCGATCAAATACCATGCGGTGCCTAAATTCAACCCGGACGATACCAGCTTACCGGCAAGCAAACCCAGCCTGCCGACCTACTCGCAGGTGTTCGGCGACTGGTTATGTAAAACCGCTGAGCTGGATCCTAAGCTGGCCGCCATTACCCCGGCCATGCGCGAAGGCTCGGGCATGGTGGAGTTCAGCCAGCGTTTCCCGGATCAATATTATGATGTTGCGATTGCCGAACAGCACGCGGTCACTTATGCCGCCGGTTTAGCCATCGGCGGGCAAAACGCCATTGTCGCCATTTACTCAAGCTTTTTACAGCGCGGTTATGATCAGCTCATTCACGATGTTGCCATCCAGAACCTGCCGGTGCTGTTTGCCATCGACCGGGCCGGTATCGTCGGCGCCGACGGCCCGACCCACCAGGGCGCCTTTGATTTAAGCTTCCTGCGCTGTATCCCCAACATGGTGATCATGGCACCCGCCAACGAACGCGAGTGTCAGTTAATGCTCACTACCGGACATAAGCTAGACAAACCGGCAGCGGTACGCTACCCCAGAGGCACAGGTAGCGGTGAAACCTTGCCAGGCATGGATGAAACCATTGAAGTCGGTAAGGGGCGCCTGATCCAGTCGGGTGAGAAAATTGCCCTGTTAAGTTTTGGTACCCTGCTTGGTGAAGCGGAGCAAGCCGCTAAAGCCCTTAATGCCACCTTGGTTGATATGCGCTTCGTCAAACCTTTAGACGAAGCCTTGATCACCGAGCTGGCACAAAGCCACCACACCTTAGTGACATTAGAAGACAACGTAATTGCCGGCGGCGCAGGCTCTGGCGTAAACGAATATATTCTGAGCCAGGGCTTAGCCGTGAAAGTGCTGAATATCGGCCTGCCGGATGTCTTTGTCAAACACGGTACCCAGGCAGAAATTCATGAAGAGCTAGGCCTGGACTGCGAAGGCATCATCGACAAGGTTAATGCCTTCTTAAATTAA
- a CDS encoding 2-dehydropantoate 2-reductase, translating into MNVVILGQGAIGLLWYRALQRLGGDKVNVKIFPSSAAPTASKTFTFTCFSGSSEQRPLITADKMALTECDHLLVCVKSYQVKQALVPLLPNLNTGSSIILSHNGMGTLAELPEEIIDKHAILALLTTHGCLRIKPRHIRHTGRGFSDIGLVSGQLAVKQQTELTGLLNLALPQVEWTNNIVEKQWRKLAVNSVINPLTALHQLKNGQILADKFTAQITAILTEVSQVAKSQGIELDLRELEQVVTGVAQATSNNISSMRCDVLGGKKTEIDYISGYIHRLGVKEHLATPENTRLWQQVSTLLK; encoded by the coding sequence ATGAATGTTGTTATCCTCGGGCAGGGCGCAATAGGCCTGCTTTGGTATCGCGCCCTACAGCGCTTGGGCGGTGATAAAGTTAATGTCAAAATATTCCCTTCCTCTGCTGCCCCAACCGCCAGTAAGACATTTACCTTCACCTGCTTTTCTGGCTCAAGCGAACAAAGGCCGCTGATAACTGCCGATAAAATGGCCCTGACCGAATGTGATCATTTACTGGTTTGTGTGAAATCCTATCAGGTCAAGCAGGCCCTGGTGCCGCTACTACCTAATCTAAATACCGGTAGCAGCATCATTTTAAGCCATAACGGCATGGGCACCTTAGCAGAGCTGCCAGAAGAAATAATTGATAAACATGCCATATTAGCCCTGTTAACCACCCATGGCTGCTTGCGTATTAAACCCAGACATATCCGCCATACCGGGCGTGGTTTCAGCGATATAGGTTTAGTGTCGGGTCAGCTGGCGGTAAAACAACAAACCGAGCTGACAGGCTTGTTAAACCTTGCCCTGCCCCAAGTAGAGTGGACCAACAATATTGTAGAAAAACAGTGGCGTAAACTGGCGGTAAATAGTGTCATTAACCCGTTAACTGCCCTGCACCAGCTGAAAAATGGCCAGATACTGGCAGATAAGTTTACGGCGCAAATAACGGCGATATTAACCGAAGTTAGCCAAGTAGCAAAAAGCCAGGGGATTGAGCTGGATCTCAGGGAATTAGAGCAAGTCGTAACAGGCGTGGCGCAGGCAACCAGCAATAATATTTCTTCGATGCGCTGTGATGTGCTTGGCGGTAAAAAAACCGAAATTGATTATATCAGTGGTTATATTCACCGACTCGGAGTAAAAGAGCATCTTGCTACCCCGGAAAATACCCGCTTATGGCAGCAGGTTTCAACCTTGTTAAAATAA
- the thiI gene encoding tRNA uracil 4-sulfurtransferase ThiI, giving the protein MKFIVKLQAEITIKSRPVRKRFSKILESNVKNVLRRVDEQVTTRLNWDNIEVNSKNESPENRLLLIDTLKSIPGIPTFIEVQKSTFTDVHDIFEQTLKVHAKTIENKSFCVRVKRSGNHDFNSLKVEQYVGGGLNQNVDSASVKLKNPDVTIRLEIKNDNLFVVTETHKGMGGFPIATQEDVLSLMSGGFDSGVASYQMIKKGARTHYCFFNLGGSAHEVGVKQVSYYLWNKFGASHRIKFFAVDFEPVVAEILEKVENGQMGVVLKRMMMRAASKIAEQKGIMSLVTGESLGQVSSQTLTNLNVIDRVTDTLILRPLAAYDKQEIIDIARKIGTEDFAKTIPEYCGVISKKPTVKAVLSKVEAEEDNFDFDILDKVVEETRVFDIRDIGQETEAEIQAVDMVADIDAGAVVLDIRSPEEEDEKPLEIDNVEVKHLPFYKLATQFGDLDQSKQYLLYCDHGVMSKLQALYLIDNGFSNVKVYRP; this is encoded by the coding sequence ATGAAATTTATTGTTAAGTTACAAGCTGAAATTACCATTAAAAGTCGCCCTGTGCGCAAGCGTTTTAGTAAAATATTAGAGTCGAACGTTAAGAATGTGCTGCGTCGTGTTGACGAGCAGGTAACGACGCGCTTGAACTGGGACAATATTGAAGTTAACAGTAAAAATGAATCGCCTGAAAACCGCCTGCTGCTGATCGATACCTTAAAGAGCATCCCGGGGATCCCGACCTTTATCGAAGTGCAAAAAAGTACCTTCACCGATGTACATGATATTTTCGAACAAACCTTAAAAGTCCATGCGAAAACCATAGAAAACAAAAGCTTCTGTGTACGGGTAAAACGCAGTGGCAACCACGATTTTAACTCGTTAAAGGTTGAGCAATATGTTGGCGGCGGTTTGAACCAGAATGTTGACAGTGCCAGCGTAAAATTAAAAAATCCGGATGTCACCATACGTCTGGAAATTAAAAATGATAATTTGTTTGTGGTTACCGAAACCCATAAAGGTATGGGCGGTTTCCCTATCGCCACCCAGGAAGATGTCTTATCCCTGATGTCCGGCGGCTTTGACTCGGGTGTTGCCAGTTACCAGATGATCAAAAAAGGCGCCCGTACCCATTATTGTTTCTTTAACTTGGGCGGCTCGGCCCATGAAGTTGGCGTCAAGCAGGTCAGCTATTATCTGTGGAACAAGTTCGGCGCTTCTCATCGCATTAAGTTTTTTGCCGTTGATTTTGAACCCGTTGTTGCCGAGATCCTGGAAAAGGTTGAAAACGGCCAGATGGGCGTAGTGCTTAAACGTATGATGATGCGTGCCGCCAGTAAAATTGCCGAGCAAAAAGGCATTATGTCGCTGGTTACCGGTGAAAGCCTGGGGCAGGTTTCCAGCCAGACCCTGACTAACTTGAATGTGATTGACCGGGTAACCGATACCCTGATTTTAAGACCGCTGGCGGCTTATGATAAGCAGGAAATTATTGATATTGCCCGTAAAATCGGCACCGAAGATTTTGCGAAAACCATTCCTGAGTATTGTGGTGTAATTTCGAAAAAGCCGACGGTAAAGGCGGTATTATCGAAAGTAGAAGCGGAAGAAGACAATTTTGACTTCGATATTTTAGATAAAGTTGTCGAAGAAACCCGGGTATTTGATATCCGCGATATCGGCCAGGAAACCGAAGCGGAAATTCAGGCGGTGGACATGGTGGCGGATATTGATGCTGGCGCCGTAGTTCTTGATATCCGCAGCCCGGAAGAAGAAGATGAAAAGCCGTTAGAGATTGATAACGTTGAAGTAAAACATCTGCCTTTTTATAAGCTGGCGACCCAGTTCGGCGATTTGGATCAAAGTAAACAATACCTGCTTTATTGTGATCACGGGGTGATGAGTAAATTACAGGCTCTTTACCTGATAGACAACGGCTTTAGCAACGTGAAGGTTTACCGACCGTAA
- the ispA gene encoding (2E,6E)-farnesyl diphosphate synthase, which produces MNTPEKIARLAHYQTRINNFLSQKLADLAVNDEKLLEAMRYSLLLGGKRMRPYLAYITGEALGATEGDIDGIASALECIHAYSLVHDDLPAMDDDDLRRGQPTCHKAFDEATAILAGDSLQTLAFDILANHAFSQAVEPMRLTLIRQLVNASGYQGMCGGQALDLAATGKSADLAQLEQIHKLKTGALLQASVLMAANCAPSITNEEKQALADYAKHVGLAYQVRDDIIDITSSAEELGKPAGSDLAANKSTYPALLGLQGAQEKADHLYQQALQALATLPYNTQNLSEFATFIVKRTN; this is translated from the coding sequence GTGAACACGCCAGAAAAAATCGCCCGTCTAGCGCATTACCAAACCCGCATTAACAACTTTTTATCGCAAAAACTGGCCGACTTGGCCGTTAATGATGAGAAATTGCTTGAGGCCATGCGCTATAGCCTGCTGCTGGGGGGCAAACGCATGCGCCCCTATCTCGCCTATATTACCGGCGAAGCCTTAGGCGCCACGGAGGGCGATATCGACGGTATCGCCAGCGCACTGGAATGTATTCATGCCTATTCCCTCGTACACGACGACCTGCCCGCCATGGACGACGACGATTTACGCCGCGGCCAGCCTACCTGTCATAAGGCTTTTGACGAAGCCACCGCCATCCTCGCCGGTGACAGCCTGCAGACCCTGGCCTTTGATATTCTGGCCAATCATGCATTTTCGCAAGCGGTCGAACCGATGCGCCTGACCCTGATCCGCCAGCTGGTCAACGCCAGCGGCTACCAGGGCATGTGCGGCGGTCAGGCATTGGATCTGGCGGCCACAGGCAAAAGCGCCGATTTGGCGCAACTGGAGCAAATCCATAAATTAAAAACCGGCGCCCTGTTGCAGGCCTCGGTATTGATGGCCGCCAATTGCGCGCCAAGCATCACAAATGAAGAAAAACAGGCGCTGGCCGATTATGCCAAGCACGTTGGCCTGGCCTACCAGGTGCGCGATGATATTATCGACATCACTTCCTCGGCGGAAGAGCTGGGCAAACCGGCGGGTTCCGACCTGGCAGCCAACAAAAGCACCTACCCGGCCCTGCTGGGTTTACAAGGCGCGCAGGAAAAAGCTGACCACTTATATCAACAAGCACTTCAAGCTTTGGCCACTTTGCCCTACAATACGCAGAATTTATCTGAATTTGCGACTTTTATCGTAAAACGCACGAATTAA
- a CDS encoding exodeoxyribonuclease VII small subunit, producing MAKKKIENLSFEESLAELENIVQSLEQGDQSLEASMALFERGLGLSRQSQVKLQDAEQKIKILLEKNGEQQLEPFVLQDQENS from the coding sequence ATGGCCAAGAAAAAAATCGAGAATTTAAGCTTCGAAGAATCACTAGCAGAATTAGAAAATATCGTACAGAGTCTTGAGCAGGGAGACCAGAGCCTGGAAGCCTCTATGGCCCTGTTTGAACGCGGCCTGGGCTTAAGCCGGCAAAGTCAGGTAAAACTGCAGGACGCAGAGCAGAAAATAAAAATCTTACTGGAAAAAAACGGTGAGCAGCAATTAGAGCCGTTTGTGCTCCAAGACCAGGAAAATTCGTGA
- a CDS encoding flagellar motor protein MotB — MSDEEECKCPPPGLPAWMGTFADLMSLLMCFFVLLLSFSEMDVLKFKQIAGSMKFAFGVQNKIEVKDIPKGTSIIAQEFRPGKPEPTPIEVIQQQTMEMTQQMLEFQAGDETSAGGRQEQRGTERGGQSQSTADEQSAQARQLAKEEQEQASQEQVNELVKKIAEQLEQQIQDGAIELESLGQQVIIRIRENGSFPSGSAFLQPKFKPIIQEIGALLNTIPGEISVSGNTDSQGVSSELFSSNWDLSSKRAVAIAHELIKVPGFDDTRLLVVGHADTRPLVPNTNALNRRRNRRVEIAINQGKAKETDPVSLYQQ, encoded by the coding sequence ATGAGTGATGAAGAAGAGTGCAAATGCCCGCCCCCCGGTTTACCGGCGTGGATGGGCACTTTTGCCGACTTGATGTCGCTGCTGATGTGCTTTTTTGTACTGTTATTGTCTTTTTCCGAAATGGACGTGCTCAAATTTAAGCAAATAGCCGGCTCGATGAAGTTTGCTTTTGGGGTACAAAATAAAATTGAGGTTAAAGATATTCCCAAAGGCACCAGCATTATCGCCCAGGAATTTCGCCCGGGTAAGCCTGAGCCGACGCCGATTGAAGTGATCCAACAACAAACCATGGAAATGACCCAGCAAATGCTGGAATTCCAGGCGGGTGATGAAACTTCTGCCGGTGGCCGCCAGGAGCAGCGTGGTACCGAGCGCGGCGGTCAGTCGCAAAGTACCGCCGATGAGCAATCGGCCCAGGCGCGCCAGTTGGCCAAAGAAGAGCAGGAGCAGGCGTCGCAGGAACAAGTAAACGAGCTGGTGAAAAAAATTGCCGAGCAGCTGGAGCAGCAAATTCAGGATGGCGCCATCGAGCTTGAATCGCTGGGGCAGCAGGTGATTATCCGTATTCGGGAAAATGGTTCTTTCCCTTCCGGTTCGGCGTTTTTACAGCCTAAGTTCAAGCCCATTATCCAGGAGATAGGCGCTTTGCTGAATACTATCCCCGGTGAAATTTCGGTGTCCGGTAATACCGATAGCCAGGGGGTCAGCTCTGAGCTGTTCAGTTCCAACTGGGATCTTTCCAGTAAACGTGCGGTGGCGATTGCCCATGAGCTGATCAAGGTGCCGGGATTTGACGATACCCGCTTACTGGTGGTGGGCCATGCCGATACCCGGCCGCTGGTGCCCAATACCAATGCCCTGAACCGGCGTCGTAACCGCCGGGTGGAAATTGCCATTAACCAGGGGAAAGCAAAAGAAACTGACCCCGTGTCTTTGTATCAGCAATAA
- a CDS encoding PEP-CTERM sorting domain-containing protein: MKKILAGMLSVLLTTNVNAALISFEIYDSELYDNLGWAAHFDGTEKGLVAQSNDIVELSLAVNNIGSFRTRNLAHHEMSGSQGQVIGYSDLDAAWAAINPFLLEHPYLAEMAVLNSKYIKEATDSTTEYFSEAATLSALHSSVSFFEEQSADPNYFGDVGNVEISANSHNERYWLNNENGTIAGQAMMTRYDIIFEGDTELPFTNYDDQDELFSAIEDAIAKGSDFIISQHINLISFELINPLGNPLCTDGTSNYCEEVEGVKILKEESLTYKGKARGIAIDYADVPEPSTNLLLAMGLIGLVRLKRLTQA, from the coding sequence ATGAAAAAAATACTTGCCGGGATGTTATCCGTATTACTTACCACAAATGTAAATGCTGCCTTAATCTCATTTGAGATCTATGACTCTGAACTCTATGACAACTTAGGGTGGGCAGCTCACTTTGATGGAACTGAAAAAGGGTTAGTTGCCCAATCTAACGATATAGTTGAACTTTCGCTTGCTGTTAATAATATTGGTTCTTTTCGCACACGTAATCTTGCTCATCATGAAATGTCAGGGAGTCAGGGACAGGTAATCGGTTATTCTGATCTTGATGCTGCTTGGGCTGCTATTAATCCTTTTTTATTGGAGCACCCATATTTGGCTGAGATGGCAGTGCTAAACAGCAAGTATATTAAAGAAGCTACAGACAGTACAACGGAATACTTTTCTGAAGCGGCGACGCTGAGTGCGTTACATAGTTCCGTTAGTTTTTTTGAAGAGCAAAGTGCAGATCCTAATTATTTTGGAGATGTTGGCAATGTTGAGATATCAGCTAACTCTCATAATGAAAGATATTGGCTCAATAATGAAAATGGGACTATCGCCGGTCAGGCCATGATGACCAGGTACGACATTATATTTGAAGGTGATACAGAGTTGCCATTTACCAATTATGATGACCAAGATGAGCTTTTTAGTGCCATTGAAGATGCGATAGCAAAAGGCAGTGATTTTATTATAAGCCAACATATCAATTTAATTAGTTTCGAATTAATTAATCCGCTCGGTAACCCTTTGTGTACAGACGGTACTTCTAATTATTGTGAAGAAGTTGAAGGAGTTAAAATACTAAAAGAAGAGAGTTTGACGTACAAAGGAAAAGCAAGGGGGATTGCTATTGATTATGCCGATGTTCCAGAGCCTTCTACTAATCTCCTATTAGCAATGGGACTTATCGGCTTAGTACGTTTAAAAAGGCTCACTCAAGCTTAA
- a CDS encoding VanZ family protein has product MSVRQQLYLFLLVICSLAGIVFFTEAGNLLYKHTRLDTTGHFISFFLLGALLHYLIKISLFVSCSCLIFYGALSELGQYYLGFRNAEFRDFYADALGVLAFALLKWCIFLYQRRTAI; this is encoded by the coding sequence GTGAGTGTGCGTCAACAGTTGTATTTGTTTTTATTGGTTATCTGTAGCCTGGCAGGCATCGTTTTTTTTACCGAGGCCGGTAACCTGCTTTATAAACACACCCGACTTGATACCACAGGGCATTTTATCAGTTTTTTTCTGCTCGGCGCCCTGCTGCATTATTTGATCAAGATCTCCCTTTTTGTCAGCTGCTCCTGTCTGATATTTTATGGTGCTCTAAGCGAACTGGGGCAATATTATCTCGGCTTTCGTAATGCCGAATTCAGGGATTTTTATGCCGATGCCTTAGGCGTATTGGCCTTTGCCCTGCTTAAATGGTGTATTTTCCTTTATCAAAGAAGAACGGCAATATGA
- the pomA gene encoding flagellar motor protein PomA, whose amino-acid sequence MDLATLLGILGAIGFIVMAMILGGDIGMFVDTQSILIVFCGSFFIVLSNYNLGQFFTIGKIAAKAFLFKLEKPDELIEKSVEMADAARKGGFLALEEAEISNSFMQKGVDMLVDGHDADVVRGTLQKDISLTSERHETGIGMMMSLADIAPAMGMIGTLIGLVAMLSNMDDPKAIGPAMAVALLTTLYGAFLANVIAIPIANKLKLRLAEEKMNQQLILDAVLGIQDGQNPRVIEGLLKNYLAEGKRTVSTTEE is encoded by the coding sequence GTGGATTTAGCTACGCTACTTGGAATTTTAGGTGCCATAGGTTTTATTGTGATGGCTATGATATTAGGTGGCGATATCGGTATGTTTGTTGACACCCAGTCAATACTTATTGTTTTTTGTGGTTCATTTTTTATCGTTTTGTCAAATTACAACCTCGGCCAGTTTTTTACCATCGGCAAAATTGCTGCCAAGGCTTTTTTGTTTAAGCTGGAAAAGCCGGACGAGCTGATTGAAAAGTCGGTGGAAATGGCGGATGCGGCGCGCAAAGGCGGCTTTTTGGCCCTGGAAGAAGCCGAAATATCCAACTCTTTTATGCAAAAGGGCGTCGATATGCTTGTTGACGGTCACGATGCCGATGTGGTGCGCGGCACTTTGCAAAAAGATATCAGCCTGACCAGTGAACGCCATGAAACCGGCATAGGTATGATGATGTCGTTAGCCGACATCGCCCCTGCCATGGGCATGATAGGTACCCTTATCGGTCTGGTGGCCATGCTGTCGAATATGGACGACCCTAAAGCGATAGGCCCGGCGATGGCGGTGGCGCTGTTAACAACCCTGTATGGCGCCTTTTTGGCCAATGTTATTGCTATTCCTATCGCCAATAAATTAAAGCTGCGCCTGGCGGAAGAAAAAATGAACCAGCAGCTGATCCTTGATGCGGTATTAGGTATACAGGACGGTCAGAACCCAAGGGTGATTGAAGGTTTACTGAAAAATTACCTGGCGGAAGGTAAACGCACCGTAAGTACCACCGAAGAGTAG
- a CDS encoding YajQ family cyclic di-GMP-binding protein, giving the protein MPSLDIVSEINLEEVRNAAENSVRELSTRFDFRGVEASIEWNSPVITLKAELDFQVNQLQDIVRGQLAKRQIDAKAMTVSEPEHSGKTFSRKVTFKEGIEQPVAKKVVKLIKDSKLKVQAAIQGEQVRVTGKKRDDLQAVMQLVREADMEQSFQFKNFKD; this is encoded by the coding sequence ATGCCATCGTTAGATATCGTCTCTGAGATCAATTTAGAAGAAGTTCGTAACGCTGCCGAAAACTCGGTACGTGAATTAAGCACCCGTTTTGACTTTCGCGGCGTTGAAGCCAGCATTGAATGGAATTCGCCGGTGATCACCCTGAAAGCCGAGCTGGACTTCCAGGTTAACCAGCTGCAGGATATTGTGCGCGGCCAATTAGCCAAGCGCCAGATAGATGCAAAAGCCATGACGGTATCCGAGCCGGAGCATTCGGGCAAAACTTTCAGCCGCAAGGTGACTTTTAAAGAAGGCATCGAGCAGCCGGTAGCGAAAAAAGTAGTGAAGCTGATCAAAGACAGCAAGCTTAAAGTACAAGCTGCTATCCAGGGCGAGCAGGTACGGGTAACCGGTAAGAAGCGTGATGACTTACAAGCGGTAATGCAGCTGGTGCGTGAAGCAGACATGGAGCAATCGTTTCAGTTTAAGAACTTTAAAGATTAA